One Coleofasciculus sp. FACHB-T130 DNA segment encodes these proteins:
- a CDS encoding S1 RNA-binding domain-containing protein, whose amino-acid sequence MNSNLSSFRPGDVVIGKAIALEPEGALIDIGAPTAIFLPIREMSINEIDSPEEALQLNESREFLIVNQYDEAGNLILGLSIRQLEKKLAWERVRQMQAENVTLYAKVYKISGAAGLLVRIEGLRSFIPSNLLGTCKHIQRVSGRTTPVEDR is encoded by the coding sequence TTGAATTCAAATTTATCTAGCTTTCGTCCTGGCGACGTTGTAATTGGTAAAGCGATCGCTCTGGAGCCGGAGGGCGCTTTAATTGACATTGGCGCACCAACAGCTATTTTTCTCCCAATTCGGGAAATGTCAATCAATGAGATTGACTCTCCAGAAGAAGCCTTGCAACTGAACGAATCCCGCGAATTTTTGATTGTAAATCAATACGATGAAGCGGGGAATTTGATACTTGGTCTTTCCATCCGACAGCTAGAGAAAAAGCTGGCTTGGGAACGAGTGCGTCAAATGCAAGCCGAAAACGTCACACTGTACGCTAAAGTTTATAAGATCAGTGGTGCTGCTGGTCTGTTAGTTAGGATTGAGGGGTTGCGTAGTTTCATTCCCAGTAATTTGTTGGGTACGTGTAAACATATTCAAAGAGTTAGTGGGAGAACAACTCCAGTTGAAGATCGTTGA
- a CDS encoding HAD family hydrolase — translation MVTIRCREVTFPNIQAVIFDKDGTLEDSESFLRKLGQKRSRIIDAQIPGTGDPLLMAFGINGDTLDPTGLLAVGSHGENEIAAAAYIAETGRGWLESRAIAHRAFNEADQFLKDAAPSPLFVGSLEVLQLLFQAGLKLGILSAASTSRVEAFVKRHQLSPYIQLEMGVDEGPTKPDPALFLQACQRLGVSPSNTLMVGDSAGDIQMARQAGAAGCIGICWGKPEAAHLESADVAIAQLDEIQILDANG, via the coding sequence TTGGTAACAATTCGCTGTCGAGAGGTCACGTTCCCGAATATCCAGGCGGTAATTTTTGACAAGGACGGCACCCTAGAGGATTCGGAGTCATTTTTGAGAAAGTTGGGGCAAAAGCGATCGCGCATTATAGACGCTCAAATCCCCGGAACCGGAGACCCTTTATTAATGGCGTTTGGCATTAATGGAGACACTCTCGACCCTACGGGGTTATTAGCAGTAGGTAGTCATGGAGAGAATGAAATTGCTGCTGCTGCTTATATTGCTGAGACCGGACGGGGGTGGCTGGAATCAAGAGCGATCGCTCATCGCGCTTTTAATGAAGCAGACCAATTTCTAAAAGATGCTGCCCCTTCTCCCTTATTTGTTGGTTCATTGGAAGTGCTGCAACTTCTATTTCAAGCTGGCTTGAAATTAGGAATTTTATCAGCTGCTTCGACTTCACGAGTAGAAGCATTTGTCAAGCGACATCAGCTCTCGCCCTATATCCAGCTAGAGATGGGAGTTGATGAAGGTCCCACTAAACCCGATCCGGCTTTATTTTTGCAAGCTTGCCAGAGACTGGGAGTTTCACCCAGCAATACTCTGATGGTGGGAGATTCTGCCGGAGATATTCAGATGGCACGTCAGGCGGGGGCGGCTGGTTGTATTGGCATCTGCTGGGGAAAACCAGAGGCGGCGCATCTAGAAAGTGCAGATGTCGCGATCGCGCAACTCGACGAAATTCAAATTTTGGATGCTAATGGCTAA
- a CDS encoding 30S ribosomal protein S1, with product MVNQKTTATADIGFSHEDFAALLDKYDYHFNPGDIVAGTVFSLEPRGALIDIGAKTAAYIPIQEMSINRVDAPEEVLQSNETREFFILTDENEDGQLTLSIRRIEYMRAWERVRQLQTEDATVRSLVFATNRGGALVRIEGLRGFIPGSHISTRKPKEDLVGEELPLKFLEVDEDRNRLVLSHRRALVERKMNRLEVGEVVIGTVRGIKPYGAFIDIGGVSGLLHISEISHDHIDTPHSVFNVNDEVKVMIIDLDAERGRISLSTKQLEPEPGDMIKNRDRVYDMAEEMAAKYREQMRAKLQGTTIPSIEIGVSDEEALPPIEDEDVPPATEEAEVPPAIEAEEVPPATEEEEESPDTEAKELSPAIEQE from the coding sequence ATGGTCAATCAGAAAACAACCGCTACAGCAGATATTGGATTTTCTCACGAAGATTTTGCGGCCCTACTCGATAAGTACGACTATCACTTTAATCCCGGTGATATTGTCGCCGGTACCGTGTTCAGTTTAGAGCCTAGGGGCGCTCTGATTGACATTGGCGCTAAAACAGCGGCTTACATTCCGATTCAGGAGATGTCAATCAATCGGGTTGATGCTCCGGAAGAAGTGTTGCAGTCCAACGAGACGCGAGAATTTTTCATTCTGACCGACGAGAATGAAGATGGACAGCTAACCCTTTCCATCCGCCGCATTGAGTACATGCGAGCATGGGAGCGAGTCAGGCAGTTGCAGACAGAAGACGCTACAGTGCGATCGCTTGTCTTCGCTACCAATCGCGGTGGTGCATTGGTACGAATTGAAGGATTGCGCGGGTTTATTCCCGGTTCTCACATCAGCACTCGCAAACCCAAGGAAGATTTGGTTGGTGAAGAACTACCCCTAAAATTCTTAGAGGTAGACGAAGACCGCAACCGTCTAGTTCTGTCGCACCGACGGGCGCTGGTCGAGCGGAAGATGAATCGCCTGGAAGTGGGCGAGGTCGTGATTGGAACGGTACGAGGCATCAAGCCTTATGGTGCATTTATCGATATTGGCGGCGTCAGCGGACTGCTGCACATCTCCGAGATTTCCCACGACCACATCGACACGCCTCACAGCGTCTTCAATGTCAATGATGAAGTGAAAGTGATGATCATTGACCTTGATGCTGAACGGGGACGGATTTCGCTCTCCACCAAGCAGCTAGAGCCAGAACCGGGCGACATGATCAAGAACCGCGATCGCGTCTATGACATGGCGGAAGAAATGGCGGCTAAGTATCGGGAGCAGATGCGAGCCAAGCTGCAAGGCACTACGATACCTTCTATAGAAATCGGCGTTTCTGACGAAGAAGCGCTACCTCCTATCGAAGATGAAGACGTGCCACCTGCTACAGAAGAGGCAGAAGTTCCACCCGCTATCGAAGCTGAAGAGGTGCCACCCGCTACAGAAGAGGAAGAAGAGTCACCTGATACAGAAGCTAAAGAGCTGTCACCTGCTATAGAACAAGAGTAA
- a CDS encoding S1 RNA-binding domain-containing protein: MKIVEADEYRDRLFVSHRLALYPAGIKHLEVGQVVTGRVLALKPYGAFINIAVINALLHISEISHADFDKPESIFKVDDEIKAMIISMDAEKDRVSLSTKALEPELGDMLKNPQKVYEKAEEMAAKYRNQMQK; this comes from the coding sequence TTGAAGATCGTTGAGGCAGATGAATACCGCGATCGCTTGTTTGTTTCCCATCGACTAGCACTGTATCCAGCAGGGATAAAGCATTTAGAAGTTGGTCAAGTTGTTACTGGGAGAGTACTTGCACTCAAGCCGTATGGTGCATTTATCAATATTGCAGTCATTAACGCTCTGCTGCACATTTCCGAAATTTCCCACGCTGACTTTGACAAACCTGAAAGTATTTTTAAGGTCGATGATGAAATAAAAGCAATGATAATTTCGATGGATGCTGAGAAAGATCGCGTCTCACTCTCCACAAAAGCACTAGAACCCGAACTAGGTGATATGCTGAAAAATCCTCAGAAAGTCTATGAAAAAGCTGAGGAAATGGCGGCAAAGTACCGCAACCAGATGCAGAAATAG
- a CDS encoding glycosyltransferase family 39 protein produces the protein MLKISRLQALLPYLTLLLWSVPLLLFSHEQQSLMAHDEGLYSWRAKLIVESSNWLKPSIANYGKTPGAYWLIASSFSLFGISEATARIPSIIAGIISVILVYEIGTILLSKRAAWLAAAILSVEFFWFQYSRLAVPDVPMVCMALLGIWSLLKAERHPKYQGFWSFVAGISLGLGFLIRSYMIFLPAIALLPYLIWEHRRHRHLTNPMLYLGFVVGFSPTIVWLLNGWLYYDKDTFQELFQFIFRLSSDESDGNTWPYYFWNIPVKAFPWPFFSLLGIGICLRNLLPRQKLILGVFPLILFVELSFFSTRLPHYALALYPFVALLAGLALDWLARIYEDTSPRKWLPQNLSYAFGGLACLLVLAGVALYGSFPIPGVKGDAQIQKYGAIALGLGLGWLMLPVVWMGRYYFGKKFLTGRYWLAAWLVGPWFALAVAGSTGLIGDYNPEIKALMQQPEIAAVLQTHPVNWIRGTGKTGVLLCFYTPDLAKQVKQVSELQPSSYAWIRSEQLANLSSPYRAIGKVREWQLIQVLQ, from the coding sequence ATGCTTAAAATCTCTCGCCTACAGGCATTATTACCCTATTTGACCTTGTTACTTTGGTCAGTCCCTTTATTGCTATTCAGTCACGAACAGCAAAGCCTAATGGCGCATGATGAGGGACTTTACTCTTGGCGAGCTAAATTAATAGTGGAGTCTAGCAACTGGTTAAAGCCCTCTATCGCTAATTATGGTAAAACTCCCGGTGCCTATTGGTTGATTGCCAGTTCATTCTCGCTGTTCGGCATTAGTGAGGCAACTGCGCGAATACCGAGCATCATTGCTGGCATCATTAGCGTGATATTGGTCTATGAAATTGGGACAATTTTGTTAAGTAAACGAGCCGCATGGTTAGCAGCGGCAATTCTAAGTGTTGAGTTTTTTTGGTTTCAATATAGTCGATTAGCCGTTCCAGATGTGCCGATGGTTTGCATGGCACTTTTGGGTATTTGGTCTTTATTAAAAGCTGAACGACATCCAAAATATCAAGGTTTTTGGAGCTTTGTCGCTGGTATAAGTTTAGGCCTGGGCTTCTTAATCAGAAGCTATATGATTTTTTTGCCAGCGATCGCGCTGTTACCTTACCTAATTTGGGAGCATCGTCGTCACCGACATCTCACAAATCCCATGCTCTATTTAGGCTTTGTAGTTGGCTTCAGTCCAACAATCGTCTGGCTTTTGAATGGCTGGCTGTACTATGACAAAGATACTTTTCAGGAATTGTTCCAGTTTATTTTCAGGCTTAGCTCAGATGAAAGTGATGGAAATACTTGGCCTTACTATTTCTGGAATATTCCAGTCAAAGCGTTTCCCTGGCCTTTTTTCAGTTTGTTAGGTATAGGCATTTGTTTACGAAATCTACTTCCTCGACAGAAGCTAATATTAGGGGTTTTTCCGCTGATTCTGTTTGTAGAACTGAGTTTTTTCTCGACTCGTTTGCCCCATTATGCTTTGGCTCTTTATCCTTTTGTGGCTTTGTTGGCAGGACTTGCTTTGGATTGGCTTGCCAGAATTTATGAGGATACATCGCCGCGAAAATGGCTTCCGCAAAATCTTAGTTATGCTTTTGGGGGCTTAGCTTGTTTATTAGTGTTAGCAGGTGTGGCGTTGTACGGTAGTTTTCCGATTCCTGGCGTGAAAGGGGATGCACAAATACAAAAGTATGGAGCGATCGCTCTCGGTTTGGGGTTGGGATGGCTAATGTTACCAGTGGTATGGATGGGTCGTTATTACTTTGGCAAGAAGTTTTTAACGGGTCGTTATTGGTTAGCAGCTTGGTTGGTAGGACCTTGGTTTGCTTTAGCCGTAGCGGGAAGCACGGGTTTAATCGGAGATTACAACCCTGAGATCAAGGCATTAATGCAGCAGCCGGAAATTGCTGCTGTGTTACAAACTCATCCAGTGAATTGGATCAGAGGAACGGGAAAAACTGGAGTGCTACTATGCTTTTACACTCCCGATTTGGCGAAACAGGTTAAACAAGTTTCAGAGCTGCAACCGTCTAGCTACGCTTGGATTAGGTCAGAACAACTCGCCAATTTATCCTCGCCTTACCGAGCGATCGGGAAAGTCCGAGAGTGGCAACTTATTCAAGTATTGCAGTAA
- the psbB gene encoding photosystem II chlorophyll-binding protein CP47 has translation MGLPWYRVHTVVLNDPGRLISVHLMHTALVAGWAGSMALYELAIFDPSDPVLNPMWRQGMFVLPFMARLGVTESWGGWSITGSSGNYPGVWSFEGVAAAHIVLSGLLFLAAVWHWVYWDLELFRDPRTGQPALDLPKMFGIHLLLSGLLCFGFGAFHLSGLFGPGMWVSDPYGITGSVQPVAPEWGPDGFNPFNPGGVVAHHIAAGVVGIIAGLFHLAVRPPERLYKALRMGNIETVLSSSIAAVFFAAFVVAGTMWYGSATTPIELFGPTRYQWDGGYFKQEIDRRIQANIAEGASASEAWSQIPEKLAFYDYVGNSPAKGGLFRAGPMNKGDGIAQAWLGHPVFKDAEGRELSVRRLPNFFETFPVILTDKDGVIRADIPFRRAESKNSFEQAGVTVSLYGGALDGKTFDDPAKVKQFARKAQLGEPFAFDRETLNSDGVFRTSPRGWFTFGHAVFALLFFFGHLWHGSRTLFRDVFAGVEADLEEQVEWGLFQKVGDKSTRKKEAV, from the coding sequence ATGGGACTACCCTGGTACCGAGTACACACAGTCGTCCTGAACGATCCAGGTCGATTGATATCTGTACACCTGATGCATACTGCCCTCGTGGCAGGCTGGGCCGGTTCGATGGCCCTGTACGAACTCGCAATTTTTGACCCCAGCGACCCAGTCCTGAACCCCATGTGGCGTCAGGGGATGTTTGTACTGCCATTCATGGCTCGCTTGGGTGTAACCGAATCCTGGGGTGGTTGGAGCATTACTGGCAGCTCAGGAAACTACCCTGGCGTATGGTCATTTGAAGGCGTTGCTGCCGCTCATATCGTCCTTTCCGGTCTGCTGTTCCTGGCTGCCGTCTGGCACTGGGTTTACTGGGATTTGGAACTGTTTAGAGACCCCCGCACCGGCCAACCAGCGCTCGACTTGCCAAAGATGTTTGGCATTCACCTGCTTTTGTCGGGTCTTTTGTGCTTTGGATTCGGTGCATTCCACCTGTCGGGGCTATTTGGCCCTGGTATGTGGGTTTCCGACCCCTACGGTATCACTGGCAGCGTCCAACCTGTCGCGCCAGAGTGGGGACCCGATGGCTTTAATCCGTTCAATCCTGGCGGTGTCGTCGCTCACCACATTGCAGCAGGTGTCGTAGGAATTATCGCTGGTTTGTTTCACCTAGCAGTTCGACCCCCAGAGCGGCTCTACAAAGCTTTGCGGATGGGGAACATCGAAACCGTGCTTTCCAGCAGTATTGCCGCTGTATTCTTTGCCGCCTTCGTTGTGGCAGGTACGATGTGGTACGGCAGTGCTACAACTCCGATTGAGCTGTTTGGTCCCACCCGCTATCAGTGGGATGGCGGTTACTTCAAGCAAGAAATTGACCGGCGCATTCAAGCGAATATTGCTGAAGGGGCGAGCGCTTCCGAAGCTTGGTCGCAAATTCCAGAAAAACTGGCATTTTATGACTATGTCGGAAACAGCCCTGCGAAGGGTGGTTTGTTCCGCGCAGGTCCAATGAATAAAGGAGATGGGATTGCTCAGGCTTGGTTAGGGCATCCAGTATTCAAAGATGCTGAAGGTCGGGAATTGTCGGTACGTCGTCTTCCCAACTTCTTTGAAACCTTCCCCGTGATCTTGACCGATAAAGACGGTGTGATTCGCGCCGATATTCCGTTCCGTCGGGCAGAATCAAAAAATAGCTTTGAGCAAGCGGGTGTCACCGTAAGCTTATACGGCGGTGCTTTGGATGGGAAAACTTTTGATGACCCCGCTAAAGTGAAGCAATTTGCTCGGAAAGCTCAGCTGGGTGAGCCTTTTGCATTCGACCGCGAAACGCTGAATTCTGACGGGGTGTTCCGCACCAGTCCCCGTGGCTGGTTCACGTTCGGACACGCTGTATTTGCTCTGCTGTTCTTCTTCGGGCACCTCTGGCATGGCTCTCGGACTCTGTTCCGGGATGTGTTTGCTGGGGTTGAGGCTGACCTGGAAGAGCAGGTTGAGTGGGGTCTGTTCCAGAAAGTGGGTGACAAGAGTACCCGCAAGAAGGAAGCTGTCTAG
- a CDS encoding SIMPL domain-containing protein (The SIMPL domain is named for its presence in mouse protein SIMPL (signalling molecule that associates with mouse pelle-like kinase). Bacterial member BP26, from Brucella, was shown to assemble into a channel-like structure, while YggE from E. coli has been associated with resistance to oxidative stress.) translates to MNRFLPCSAKPNFWNRVKIVSLALGILSLSACQSAPTLEKLPRSLTVSGKGDVSIPTTIAQARLGVEVQGKTSQEVQQQVAQRSSAVVKLLKSRQVEELKTTGITLAPNYSFKDGKQTLNGYIGTNIVSFRTGHEKAGTLLDDAIKAGATRIDGVNLVAADEAIAQAQQEAIKKASEDAQKQAAAALGALALNQREIVSIQINGVNPPQPVIASEQALLSPRNQAADTPVVGGEQKIISSVTLQIRY, encoded by the coding sequence ATGAATCGCTTTCTCCCGTGTAGTGCTAAGCCGAATTTCTGGAATCGTGTAAAAATTGTTTCTCTAGCGCTGGGTATCCTCAGCCTGAGTGCCTGCCAATCTGCCCCGACGCTAGAGAAACTACCCAGAAGCCTCACTGTCTCCGGAAAAGGAGATGTCAGCATTCCGACAACGATCGCGCAAGCGCGTTTGGGTGTGGAAGTTCAGGGGAAAACTTCTCAGGAAGTTCAGCAGCAAGTCGCCCAACGCTCTTCTGCGGTAGTGAAACTGCTGAAATCCCGTCAGGTGGAAGAACTAAAAACGACTGGAATTACTCTCGCTCCTAACTATAGTTTCAAAGACGGTAAGCAAACCCTGAATGGATATATCGGCACCAACATTGTAAGTTTTCGCACTGGTCATGAAAAAGCCGGGACGCTGTTAGATGATGCCATCAAAGCCGGTGCAACACGAATTGATGGCGTTAATCTTGTTGCTGCGGATGAAGCGATCGCGCAGGCTCAGCAGGAAGCGATTAAAAAAGCCTCCGAAGACGCCCAAAAGCAAGCAGCAGCGGCGTTGGGGGCACTCGCTCTCAATCAGCGAGAAATTGTCAGCATTCAAATCAATGGAGTCAATCCACCACAGCCAGTCATCGCCTCCGAGCAGGCTTTATTATCCCCTCGAAATCAGGCTGCTGACACGCCGGTTGTGGGTGGCGAACAGAAGATTATTTCATCCGTTACCTTGCAAATTCGCTATTAA
- the metK gene encoding methionine adenosyltransferase — MSRRYLFTSESVTEGHPDKICDQISDTILDALLTQDPSSRVAAEVVVNTGLVLITGEITTKAQVNFVNLARKKIAEIGYTDADNGFSANSCSVLVALDEQSPDIAQGVTTAQETRVEASDDQLDAIGAGDQGIMFGFACNETPELMPLPISLSHRISRRLAAVRKTGQLPYLRPDGKTQVTVAYEGGKPVGIDTILISTQHTANIGEISEQSAVQAKIKEDLWAAVVQPVFADMAIQPDEETRFLVNPTGKFVIGGPQGDSGLTGRKIIVDTYGGYSRHGGGAFSGKDPTKVDRSAAYACRYVAKNIVAAGLAEKCEVQLSYAIGVARPVSILVETFGTGKVDDERLLELVKQNFELRPAGILQEFKLRHLPSDRGGRFYQDVAAYGHFGRTDLDLPWEQTDKAALLREAMTECEATA, encoded by the coding sequence TTGTCTCGTCGCTACCTATTTACGTCTGAATCTGTTACTGAAGGTCATCCCGATAAAATCTGCGATCAGATTTCTGACACCATTCTAGATGCGCTACTGACACAAGACCCCAGCAGCCGCGTCGCAGCAGAAGTTGTCGTCAACACCGGCTTAGTGCTAATCACAGGTGAAATTACCACCAAAGCTCAAGTAAATTTCGTTAACTTAGCCCGGAAAAAAATTGCAGAGATCGGCTACACCGATGCCGATAATGGCTTCTCTGCCAACAGCTGCTCAGTCTTGGTTGCCTTGGATGAACAATCCCCAGATATTGCCCAAGGTGTTACCACCGCGCAGGAAACCCGCGTAGAAGCCAGCGACGACCAATTAGACGCCATTGGCGCTGGCGATCAAGGCATCATGTTTGGCTTCGCCTGCAACGAGACACCGGAACTGATGCCCTTGCCGATCAGTTTGTCACACCGAATTTCTCGCCGCCTTGCAGCAGTTCGGAAAACTGGACAATTGCCTTACCTGCGTCCAGACGGCAAAACTCAAGTAACGGTTGCCTATGAAGGTGGGAAACCCGTTGGGATTGACACCATCCTGATTTCCACCCAGCACACCGCCAACATTGGTGAAATTAGCGAGCAATCCGCAGTCCAAGCCAAGATTAAAGAAGATTTGTGGGCGGCGGTTGTACAACCCGTTTTTGCGGATATGGCGATTCAGCCGGACGAAGAAACCCGCTTTCTAGTCAACCCCACTGGCAAATTCGTCATCGGGGGACCTCAAGGCGACTCTGGTCTGACCGGACGGAAAATTATTGTTGATACCTATGGCGGCTACTCCCGTCATGGTGGCGGTGCCTTCTCCGGAAAAGACCCGACAAAAGTAGACCGCAGTGCGGCTTACGCTTGTCGCTATGTGGCTAAAAACATTGTGGCGGCTGGCTTGGCAGAAAAATGCGAAGTCCAGTTGAGCTATGCAATTGGCGTTGCTCGACCCGTCAGTATTTTGGTAGAAACCTTCGGTACCGGCAAAGTAGACGATGAGCGCTTACTGGAACTGGTGAAACAGAACTTTGAATTGCGCCCAGCAGGGATTCTCCAAGAATTCAAATTACGTCACCTACCCAGCGATCGCGGCGGTCGTTTCTACCAAGATGTCGCTGCTTATGGTCACTTTGGACGGACGGATTTAGATTTGCCTTGGGAACAAACTGACAAAGCAGCACTCCTGCGGGAAGCAATGACCGAGTGTGAAGCGACTGCTTAA
- a CDS encoding YkvA family protein, with protein MQGWKQQLHRLKKETYAIYLACKDPRVPWYARILAGLIVAYAFSPIDLIPDFIPVIGYLDDLILVPLGIWLVLKMIPPAVMADFRERATTAIAQDKPTNWIVAFIIVAIWFGLGTLGVIWIGRILKR; from the coding sequence ATGCAGGGATGGAAACAACAACTCCATCGGTTGAAAAAAGAAACCTACGCAATTTACTTGGCTTGTAAAGATCCCAGAGTTCCTTGGTATGCAAGGATATTGGCTGGGTTGATCGTCGCCTATGCCTTTAGTCCGATCGATCTCATTCCAGATTTTATCCCAGTCATTGGTTATCTAGACGATCTGATTCTTGTGCCGCTGGGAATTTGGCTGGTACTGAAGATGATTCCCCCAGCCGTGATGGCGGATTTTCGGGAAAGAGCAACAACTGCGATCGCTCAAGATAAACCTACGAATTGGATTGTTGCCTTTATTATCGTGGCTATCTGGTTTGGGTTAGGGACTTTAGGTGTAATTTGGATTGGACGCATCCTGAAACGTTAA
- a CDS encoding photosystem II reaction center protein T has protein sequence MEAAAYILILTLALGTLFFAIAFREPPRIEKK, from the coding sequence ATGGAAGCCGCTGCTTACATTTTGATTTTGACCCTCGCATTGGGTACTCTCTTCTTTGCGATCGCTTTCCGCGAACCTCCTCGGATTGAGAAGAAGTAG
- the nrdR gene encoding transcriptional regulator NrdR: protein MQCPLCQYTDSRVLESRSTEAGQSIRRRRECLKCNHRFTTYERIEFVPITVIKRGGQRDSFDRSKLIRGIVRACEKTGIPQGTLEVLVDEIEAELQQRIIREVTSQEIGELVLQRLQSISEVAYIRFASVYRQFQGIRDFVDTLNHLRSHGSGTEEDTELTDPLENNKSSLSEPGDTAIQASLFIGY from the coding sequence ATGCAATGTCCTTTATGCCAGTACACCGATAGCCGTGTCCTTGAGTCCCGTTCCACGGAAGCCGGACAAAGTATCCGGCGACGCCGCGAGTGTTTGAAGTGCAATCATCGCTTCACTACCTACGAACGCATTGAATTTGTTCCGATTACTGTGATCAAACGGGGAGGTCAGCGAGACTCCTTTGATCGTTCCAAGTTGATTCGTGGGATTGTTCGAGCCTGTGAAAAAACCGGCATCCCCCAAGGAACTCTGGAAGTATTGGTTGATGAAATTGAAGCAGAATTACAGCAGCGAATCATTAGAGAAGTTACCAGTCAAGAAATTGGGGAATTAGTCCTCCAGCGTCTGCAATCTATCAGCGAAGTTGCATATATCCGTTTTGCCTCGGTCTATCGGCAGTTTCAAGGAATTCGAGATTTTGTGGATACCTTGAATCATCTGCGAAGTCATGGCAGTGGAACAGAGGAAGACACTGAACTAACAGATCCTCTCGAAAATAATAAGTCTTCTTTATCAGAGCCTGGTGACACAGCAATCCAGGCTTCTTTGTTTATTGGTTATTAG